A single region of the Clostridia bacterium genome encodes:
- a CDS encoding isocitrate/isopropylmalate dehydrogenase family protein has translation MTTRHRITLIPGDGIGPEITAATKLVVEASGAPVEWEEVVAGEGALAQYGTPLPEPVLESIRRNGVALKAPLTTPVGTGFRSVNVALRKELDLFANVRPARSYLGIASRYQNIDLVVVRENTEDLYAGIEHMVGEDAAESIKIITRKGSERIVRYAFDYAVKHGRRKVTVVHKANIMKCTDGLFLEVARQVAQDYPAVEFEDRIVDNMCMQLVQKPELYDVLVMPNLYGDIISDLCAGLVGGLGVAPGANIGEKYALFEPVHGSAPKYAGQNKVNPTAMILAAVMMLEHLGEAEAAGRIRQGVSRILKTGPVTYDLGGQASTMEMAEAIAREVRALASGGELLASPNG, from the coding sequence AGCGGGGCGCCAGTGGAATGGGAGGAGGTGGTGGCTGGCGAAGGAGCCCTGGCCCAGTATGGCACTCCCCTGCCGGAGCCGGTATTGGAGTCCATCCGCCGAAACGGGGTGGCCCTCAAGGCGCCGCTCACTACCCCGGTGGGCACCGGCTTTCGCAGCGTCAACGTGGCTCTGCGGAAAGAGTTGGATCTCTTTGCCAACGTGCGGCCGGCCCGGAGCTATCTCGGCATAGCCAGCCGCTACCAGAACATAGATTTAGTGGTGGTGCGAGAAAACACCGAGGATCTTTACGCCGGCATCGAACATATGGTAGGTGAGGACGCGGCCGAGAGCATCAAGATCATCACCCGCAAGGGATCGGAACGCATTGTCCGCTATGCCTTTGATTATGCGGTCAAGCACGGCCGCCGCAAGGTAACGGTGGTGCACAAGGCCAACATTATGAAGTGTACCGATGGGCTTTTCCTGGAAGTGGCCCGGCAGGTGGCGCAGGATTACCCTGCCGTCGAGTTTGAGGACCGGATCGTCGACAATATGTGCATGCAGCTGGTGCAAAAGCCGGAGCTGTATGATGTTTTGGTCATGCCCAACCTGTACGGGGACATCATTTCCGACCTCTGCGCCGGCCTGGTGGGAGGCCTGGGAGTAGCTCCGGGCGCCAACATCGGCGAAAAGTATGCCCTGTTTGAGCCGGTACACGGCAGCGCTCCCAAGTATGCTGGTCAGAACAAAGTTAACCCCACCGCCATGATCCTGGCGGCGGTGATGATGCTGGAACACCTAGGGGAAGCTGAAGCGGCTGGGCGAATCCGCCAAGGGGTATCCAGGATCCTAAAAACCGGACCAGTTACCTACGATTTAGGCGGCCAGGCTTCCACCATGGAGATGGCTGAAGCTATAGCCCGCGAGGTAAGAGCTCTGGCAAGTGGCGGCGAACTTTTGGCCAGCCCAAATGGTTAA